The following nucleotide sequence is from Lysobacter panacisoli.
CTTCGATCACCGCGTGGCTGCCGTCGGGCAGCGGACGGATGCGGTAAAGCTGTCCGTTCACGCGCACATTGCCGGTGACGCCCTGCCCACGACGGACCAGGATCACCGAGTTGTTCTCGTCGTGGCGCACTTCGCGCACCGTCGCCGGTCGCGCCTTCGCGGTCTCGCGCACGTGGCCTGTCCAGACCACGCTGCCGTCGGTTTCGGTACGCGCCTGTTCGAGCACGGCGTTGACGCGTTGCAGGCCGAGGTCGAGTTCGATCTCCGCGTTGCGTGCGTCGACCACGGCGGCGTCCGCACGCAGCGCGCGCAGCGACGTGGTGGCGGGCCGTGCGGCGAGCCGGCTGGCGGCAACGCCTGCGTCGGGCTGCACCTGCGCGGGCCCGAGGAACAGCGGCGGTGCGGCGAGCGCCGCGCCGGAAAGCATCAGAGCGCCGGTCAGTCCGACCAGGCGCAGGGTCATCGAGGTCTTGCGGTTCATGACGCGTCCTCCTGCGTGGATGGGTGTCCTTGCCCCGCAGCGCGCGTGGATGATGTGGAAGGCGTCACGCGCGTCGCGGCAGGTCGCCGCGCTCCCGGCCGTGGCCGGGAGCGGGCGTGTCGTGCTGGATCAGAACGTGACGCTCCAGCTGTTGATGTAGCCGGTGTCGCCGGCCGCGTTGTCGTTGACGCGCAGCTTCCACGTGCCGTTGAGCGGTTCGCTCGACAGGTTCAGCGTGACCGTCTTGTTGACGTTGTCCGCGCTGCCGCCGGTGCGGTTGTGGATGTTGTAGAGGCTGCCGTCCGGCGCGACGAGATCCACCTTCAGGTCGCCCTGGTAGGTGTGCACGATCGCGACCGTCACCGATGCGTTGGTCGGTGCGTTGCCGCTGCGGCCGGACACCGTGATCGGGCTCTCGACCGTGGTGTTGTCGCCGATCGTGACGTCGGTGCCGTTGCTGTACGTCTGCGTGCCGCCACCACCGGTGCTGTAGCTGCCGGTCAGCGACAGGCCCGAGTACGCCGAGTAGCCGCGCACCAGCACGAAGTACTTTCCGGTCTGGGCGGTGGCGATGTTGCAGGTCTCGGCGTTGGTGCTGGTCTCGGACTTGCAGTCGTAGCTGGTCGTGGTCGGCGCGCTGCCGAACTTCACGTACAGGTCCGCGTCGCCGCTGCCGCCGCTGGTGATGAACTTCAGGTTGGTCGCACCGGCCGGCACGTCGAGCGAATACAGCTTGTCGCTGCCCGCCGCGCCACTGACGCCGGTCACCGCCACGCCGTTGGTGAGCGGGGTCGCGGTCGGCGGCGGCGTGGTGCCGTTGGCGGCGTCGACCACGGCCTTGGCGTTGAGGATGCCCGGGCCGATCGGCTGCGACGGCGTGGACGGGAACGCGGTGACGTTGGCCTTGATGATCGACTCCACTTCGGCCGGCGTCTTCGGCGTCGTCGCCACCGCCTGCAGCAGCGCGACCACGCCGGCCACGTGCGGCGTCGCCATCGAGGTGCCGTTGTAGGACGCGTAGGTTTCCGCACCCGGTGTGGTGGCGCCGGAGTTCAGCGTGGACAGGATGTTCGAGCCCGGCGCGGCGATGTCGATCAGCGTGCCGTAGTTGGAGAAGCTCGAACGTGCGCCGGTGCTGGTGATCGAAGCCACCGCGATCACGTTGTTGCAGTTCGCCGGCGAGGCGTTGGAGACGTTGGTGTTGTCGTTGCCGGCGGCGATGACCAGCGTGGTGCCGCGGCCGACCGCACCGTTGATCGCACTCTGCGTGGTCGTACCGCACGCGCCGCTGCCGCCGAGGCTGAGGTTGATGACTTCGGCCGGGTTGGCATTGGCCGGCACGCCGCTGACGGTGCCGCCGGACGCCCAGATGATCGCGTCGGCGATGTCGGAGTCGTAACCGCCGCAGGTGCCGAGCACGCGCACGGGCACGATCTTCGCGCCGTACGCCACGCCCGCCACGCCCTTGGCGTTGTTGGTCACGGCCGCGATCGTGCCGGCCACGTGCGTGCCGTGCCAGCTCGAGTTCTGCGCCGCATGCGTGCCGCCGCACTGGTTGGCGGTGACCCAGTCGCCCGGATCGCTCGGGTCGCTGTCGCGGCCGTTGCCGTCGTTGGACACGGTGGTGTCGATGATGAAGTCGTAACCCGGCAGCACGTTCGCGCTGAGGTCGCTGTGGCTGGTGATGCCGGTGTCGAGCACGGCGACGACGGCGCCGGCGCCGTTGGTCACGTCCCAGGCCTGGTTGGCCTTGATGCCGTAGGTACCCGAATAGCCCCACTGCTCGCTGTAGCGCGTGTCGTTGGGGGTGAGCAACGGCTTGTTGAGCTTGTCGACCTCGACGTATTCGACGTTCGGGTCGGCGGCGATCTGGCGCATCAGCGTCTCGGCTTCGACGCGGTCGAGCTTTCGGTCCGCGCGAACCACGTCGGCACCGGTGGCGACACGACGCACGTGCTTCAGGCCCAGCGCCTTGCCGCGACCCATGCTGGCCGACGCGGCGCTGCTCAATGCGCTCTGCAGCGTGGCGGCGTTGGCGCGTTCGGCGCTGCCGTCCTTGTACTTGACGATGAAACGGTCGTTGCGGGCTTCGGCATCGAGGCCGGAAAGATTGATGCGGGCCTGCTGTGCGACGGCCGGTGCGGCGAAGGCGGACGACAGGGCGATTGCGGTGGCAACGGAAAGCGCATGCGCGCGGATGCGGCGCTGACGACGATCGGACATCTGTGGAACCCCCGAAGGATGGTGCGTGATGGGATGACCCCACCTACCGGTACACGCGGCACCGTGCGGCGGGGTCCTGTGTCGGTCGCCGCGTCGAGGCGGTCGACCGTGTCGCAAGTGGACAACTCCGGCGCCGCAGCAGCTGCGACAACCCGGCCATCACGCACGGGACGGTCTTCGGAGGGACGAAAGCCCCTGGGTCCGGGACCGGCGGGTACGCGGTGCCGGGCCTTGCGCCCCCGACCGGCCCGGCACCGGTACGGGGCGGGCGCACCGATCCCTGGCGCACCCAAGCAGCTCAACGCGGGGACCGCGCTCCCCCCTACCGCTCGGCGAACCGCCAGATGACGCAAAGTGTCACAGCGCGATGCTGATCACTGTTCAGGTTCTTCGACGCCCTGTTCAGGCGTGGCGCGTCCGTTCTGCCCCCCAAAACGCAGAACGCCCCGCGTGGGCGGGGCGTTCCGGAATTCGATGCGGGTGCGGCTCAGAACATGCCGGTCTCGAGGCGGGCCGCCTCGGACATCATGGTGCGGTTCCACGGCGGGTCGAACACCAGTTCGACGTCGGCCTCGACCACGGTCGGGATCATCTCCAGCTTGTCGCGCACGTCCGCGACCAGGATGTCGCCCATGCCGCAGGCCGGCGCGGTCAGGGTCATGCGCACTTCGACGCGACGCTGCCCCGCCTGTTCCGGATGCGGTTCGATCCTCG
It contains:
- a CDS encoding proprotein convertase P-domain-containing protein: MSGRSGNAPTNASVTVAIVHTYQGDLKVDLVAPDGSLYNIHNRTGGSADNVNKTVTLNLSSEPLNGTWKLRVNDNAAGDTGYINSWSVTF